In a single window of the Desulfonatronovibrio magnus genome:
- a CDS encoding methyl-accepting chemotaxis protein, whose product MNKQYIMILALASIFFVLLVLSLLPEAQSDFMGGTVQQWSTGIAGVLSLGLIFFLGGESSQETEAAGKLLEKINSGTEIDIQRDLEGLDKLNTGFVRIIDSLTEVESDLSRQADQLSDLEQRLSKETTLKDEALSGAERARCQTILSAVNTLKETIKGISELSDELRTVVLSAENSASTQQKLISEAATAMEEMNASVIESAQNAQEASEFTNNAMTKAEQGSVIVTQTLDAVTAVSAKSKDLTSSISKLGSQAEAVGKIIDVISDIADQTNLLALNAAIEAARAGEAGRGFAVVADEVRKLAEKTMVATKDVDREIGAIQSLVQDSTREAQETINQVSRSRELSEKSGLSLKEIVALSKDASERTHSIAVSVNQQSQASEEIARTLSEVSSISTSTKDEMTSSLSQIDELFVLVKQLNTLNNVFNLMGKGDVQKMLADLAVSGSVRQKDRAGMERDMRELIKSCPYLELLYITDASGLQIVSNIARPDSEIPEDKEAFGRDWSQKHWFSKALEIPIPYISDAYVSQASGKECVTVSRTFHDESGNIRGVIAADVQV is encoded by the coding sequence ATGAACAAACAATATATTATGATTTTGGCTCTTGCGAGCATTTTTTTTGTCCTTCTGGTATTATCTCTGCTTCCTGAGGCTCAGTCAGACTTTATGGGGGGCACTGTTCAGCAGTGGAGTACTGGTATTGCCGGTGTTTTGAGTTTAGGTTTGATTTTTTTTCTTGGCGGGGAAAGCTCTCAGGAAACAGAAGCAGCAGGTAAACTTCTGGAAAAGATTAACTCAGGCACTGAGATTGATATTCAGCGTGATCTCGAAGGCTTAGATAAACTGAATACTGGATTTGTAAGGATCATAGACTCACTAACTGAAGTGGAATCTGATTTGTCACGACAGGCCGATCAATTATCAGATCTTGAACAAAGACTCTCTAAGGAAACGACATTAAAGGATGAAGCTCTTTCGGGTGCGGAAAGAGCCAGGTGTCAGACTATTCTTTCCGCAGTGAATACATTGAAAGAAACCATTAAGGGGATTTCTGAGCTCTCGGATGAATTAAGAACTGTGGTATTAAGTGCAGAAAACAGTGCTTCAACTCAGCAGAAACTAATTTCAGAGGCAGCTACTGCCATGGAGGAGATGAACGCATCTGTCATTGAATCAGCTCAGAATGCTCAGGAGGCTTCAGAATTTACCAATAATGCCATGACCAAAGCAGAGCAGGGTTCTGTGATTGTGACTCAGACATTGGACGCAGTCACAGCAGTTTCCGCCAAAAGTAAGGATCTAACGTCATCCATCAGTAAATTGGGTTCTCAAGCCGAGGCTGTTGGTAAAATAATTGATGTTATTTCAGATATCGCGGATCAGACTAATCTGCTGGCTCTGAATGCTGCAATAGAAGCGGCCAGGGCCGGAGAAGCTGGACGCGGTTTTGCTGTGGTGGCTGATGAGGTGCGCAAGCTGGCTGAAAAAACTATGGTAGCAACAAAGGATGTAGACAGAGAAATCGGGGCCATTCAGTCTCTGGTCCAGGATTCAACAAGAGAAGCTCAAGAGACCATTAATCAGGTTTCCAGGAGTAGAGAGCTTTCGGAAAAATCAGGATTGTCCCTGAAAGAAATTGTAGCCCTTTCTAAAGATGCCTCTGAGAGGACACATTCCATAGCTGTATCTGTTAATCAACAATCTCAGGCGAGCGAGGAAATTGCCAGAACTTTAAGTGAGGTCAGCAGTATTTCAACGTCCACCAAAGATGAGATGACCAGCTCACTAAGCCAGATTGATGAATTGTTTGTGCTGGTCAAGCAACTGAATACCCTGAACAATGTGTTTAACCTCATGGGTAAAGGTGATGTGCAGAAAATGCTTGCTGACCTGGCAGTATCAGGCTCAGTGCGCCAGAAAGACAGAGCCGGAATGGAACGGGATATGCGAGAGCTTATAAAAAGCTGTCCCTACCTGGAGTTGTTGTATATTACGGATGCAAGTGGTCTGCAGATTGTGAGCAATATAGCCAGACCAGACTCAGAAATTCCTGAGGACAAAGAGGCGTTTGGCCGCGACTGGAGTCAGAAGCACTGGTTTTCAAAGGCCCTTGAGATTCCCATACCGTATATTTCTGATGCTTATGTTTCCCAGGCTTCAGGTAAAGAATGCGTAACTGTTTCCCGAACATTTCATGATGAGTCAGGAAATATAAGAGGGGTTATTGCTGCTGATGTTCAGGTGTAG
- a CDS encoding LeuA family protein translates to MLIDTTLREGHQRFGLYMDLTARKKIMQMLDKVGVQEIEAGVAGRDNNLQELIIFARNLPHQPQISVWSPLREDCLSAAQSLGPDIINIGVPVSDLHLSKRLNLSRKELITRIKTIMHKSQNCDTHLSIGLEDFSRAEHDFALEVAHLFADAGGWRIRLSDSVGLLSPLEAFKAIKKFRQSLNIKLAFHGHNDFGMATANAVCALEAGCDFVDVSVLGIGERAGIARLEELVTWWNLKIKQTYNMHQLQDLCAYVAGLAGINIDAHSPVIGEKIFHVESGLHADGAYKAPELFEPFDPAILGHKRHISLGGKSGRNAVKAKISQLLLNWQDYNIEELTSQVRAKAAARGYPISDQTFLQMTKDQLSELKSCHE, encoded by the coding sequence ATGCTAATCGACACAACTTTAAGAGAAGGCCACCAGCGTTTTGGGCTTTACATGGATTTAACTGCTCGAAAAAAAATCATGCAGATGCTTGATAAAGTTGGAGTGCAGGAGATTGAAGCGGGAGTTGCTGGCAGGGATAACAATCTGCAGGAATTGATCATATTTGCACGCAACCTTCCCCATCAGCCTCAAATAAGCGTTTGGTCGCCTTTGCGGGAAGACTGCCTGTCGGCAGCCCAATCGCTGGGTCCTGACATTATCAATATTGGTGTGCCAGTATCTGATCTACATCTCAGCAAAAGATTAAATCTCTCCAGAAAGGAACTCATTACCCGTATAAAAACAATTATGCATAAATCACAAAATTGTGATACACACTTATCCATAGGCCTTGAGGATTTTTCCAGGGCTGAGCATGATTTTGCCCTTGAAGTGGCTCACCTGTTTGCTGACGCAGGTGGATGGAGGATCAGGCTGTCAGACAGCGTTGGGCTGCTTAGTCCTTTAGAAGCTTTTAAAGCCATAAAAAAGTTCAGACAAAGTCTAAATATCAAGCTGGCATTTCACGGCCATAATGATTTCGGAATGGCTACTGCCAACGCGGTTTGCGCCTTAGAAGCGGGATGTGATTTTGTGGATGTCAGTGTTCTGGGTATTGGCGAACGAGCAGGTATTGCCCGACTGGAAGAATTGGTGACATGGTGGAATCTTAAAATAAAGCAGACATATAATATGCATCAGCTTCAAGATTTATGTGCATATGTGGCAGGACTGGCAGGCATTAATATTGACGCCCACAGTCCGGTCATCGGAGAAAAAATATTTCATGTGGAAAGTGGACTCCATGCTGATGGAGCTTACAAGGCCCCTGAACTTTTTGAACCTTTTGATCCGGCAATCCTGGGGCATAAAAGACACATCAGTCTTGGGGGTAAAAGCGGGCGTAATGCTGTAAAGGCAAAAATATCTCAGCTTTTATTAAACTGGCAGGACTACAACATTGAAGAGCTGACCAGCCAGGTCAGAGCAAAAGCTGCAGCCAGGGGATATCCCATATCAGACCAGACTTTTTTACAAATGACAAAAGATCAGCTATCTGAACTCAAAAGTTGTCATGAGTGA